Proteins from one Atribacteraceae bacterium genomic window:
- a CDS encoding sulfide/dihydroorotate dehydrogenase-like FAD/NAD-binding protein produces the protein MAKIIRKDVLTPQIKLMVVDVPGVARKAKPGQFVVLRFYEEGERLPLTIADYDPAAGTVTIIFQEVGKSTRQLGELEAGDDILDFVGPLGKEIEEKQFGHVVCVGGGVGIAPVYPKARALKMLGNRVTSIIGARSADLLFWEREMQEVSDTLHVTTDDGTYGEKGFVTQVLERVIKAEKPDLVVAVGPIMMMKMVSLLTRKYAVPTLVSLNPVMVDGTGMCGCCRVTVNGERKFTCVDGPVFDGHLVDYDELLTRSRSYLEEEKRALESWLMKKAQEEIARA, from the coding sequence GTGGCGAAAATTATCAGAAAAGACGTTCTTACCCCCCAGATCAAGTTGATGGTGGTCGACGTTCCCGGGGTGGCCAGGAAGGCCAAACCGGGCCAGTTCGTGGTCTTGCGTTTTTATGAGGAAGGAGAACGGCTGCCTCTGACGATCGCTGATTACGATCCTGCGGCGGGGACGGTGACCATCATTTTCCAGGAGGTCGGCAAGAGTACCAGGCAGCTTGGGGAACTCGAAGCCGGAGACGATATTCTTGATTTTGTCGGACCCCTGGGAAAGGAAATCGAGGAAAAACAGTTCGGTCATGTGGTCTGCGTGGGGGGTGGGGTCGGTATCGCTCCCGTTTATCCCAAGGCCCGGGCCCTTAAAATGCTGGGGAATCGGGTCACTTCAATTATTGGTGCCCGGTCCGCCGACCTCCTCTTTTGGGAACGGGAAATGCAGGAGGTCAGCGACACGCTCCATGTGACCACGGATGACGGTACCTATGGCGAAAAGGGTTTTGTCACCCAGGTTCTCGAACGGGTGATTAAGGCCGAAAAGCCCGACCTGGTCGTGGCGGTTGGGCCGATCATGATGATGAAGATGGTCAGCCTGCTTACCAGGAAGTATGCAGTTCCCACCCTGGTGAGCCTGAATCCGGTCATGGTCGATGGTACCGGGATGTGCGGGTGCTGCCGGGTCACGGTCAATGGCGAGCGTAAATTCACCTGCGTCGACGGACCGGTCTTTGACGGGCATTTGGTGGATTACGACGAATTGCTTACCCGGAGCCGCAGTTACCTGGAGGAAGAGAAGCGGGCACTCGAGAGCTGGTTGATGAAAAAAGCCCAGGAGGAGATCGCCCGTGCCTAA
- the gltA gene encoding NADPH-dependent glutamate synthase — MPKERLTGRPKMPQRPVKQRITDFDEVPTGLEDWAAVGEARRCLQCKKPPCMKGCPVDIDIPGFVALIAEERFDEAILKMKEKNSLPAICGRVCPQEEQCERECVLGKKGEPIAVGYLERFIADYEREKGIKAPVVPPPNGHQVAVIGAGPAGLTCAGDLARLGYRVTIFEALHSPGGVLVYGIPEFRLPKAIVAQEVNYVKSLGVNLEVNAVVGQTMTIDDLEEERYEAFFIGTGAGLPYFMNLPGENLNGVYSANEFLTRSNLMKAYLFPRYDTPIKIGRRVAVIGGGNVAMDSARTALRLGAEEVCLVYRRTKKEMPARIEEVERAEEEGINCIILTNPVRFTGNANGWVTGIECIQMELGEPDDSGRRRPVPVPGPEFVIPIDTVVVAIGQGPNPVFLKSVANLALNRWGYIETDTETGATNRKGMFAGGDIVTGAATVISAMGAGKQAARSLNRYINDPASFPQWRE, encoded by the coding sequence GTGCCTAAAGAGCGACTCACCGGCCGGCCGAAGATGCCTCAACGGCCGGTCAAACAACGGATCACCGACTTTGACGAGGTGCCGACCGGCCTCGAGGACTGGGCAGCGGTGGGCGAAGCCCGGCGCTGCCTGCAATGTAAAAAACCACCGTGCATGAAAGGGTGTCCGGTAGATATCGACATTCCTGGTTTTGTCGCCCTGATCGCGGAAGAGCGATTTGATGAGGCGATTCTGAAGATGAAGGAAAAAAACAGTCTTCCCGCGATTTGCGGCAGGGTGTGTCCGCAGGAGGAACAGTGTGAACGGGAGTGCGTCCTGGGGAAAAAGGGCGAACCGATCGCCGTTGGTTACCTGGAGCGTTTTATTGCCGATTACGAGAGGGAAAAGGGAATCAAGGCTCCGGTAGTGCCGCCCCCCAATGGCCACCAGGTAGCCGTGATCGGTGCCGGACCGGCCGGGCTCACCTGTGCCGGGGATCTGGCCAGACTAGGCTACCGGGTTACCATTTTTGAAGCATTGCACTCACCAGGGGGCGTTTTGGTCTACGGGATACCGGAGTTTCGCCTTCCTAAAGCGATTGTGGCCCAGGAGGTCAACTATGTTAAATCTCTGGGGGTCAACCTGGAGGTGAACGCCGTGGTGGGCCAGACCATGACTATCGACGACCTGGAGGAAGAAAGATATGAAGCCTTTTTCATTGGAACCGGCGCCGGTCTTCCGTATTTCATGAATCTTCCAGGGGAAAATCTGAACGGCGTCTATTCCGCGAACGAATTTCTCACCCGCTCGAACCTGATGAAGGCCTACCTGTTTCCTCGCTACGATACCCCGATCAAGATCGGCCGGCGGGTCGCGGTCATTGGGGGAGGGAATGTGGCCATGGACTCGGCCCGCACGGCCCTGCGGCTGGGTGCCGAAGAAGTCTGCCTGGTATACCGACGGACCAAGAAAGAGATGCCCGCCCGGATCGAAGAAGTGGAACGTGCGGAGGAAGAAGGCATCAACTGCATCATCCTCACTAATCCAGTCAGATTTACCGGGAACGCCAACGGCTGGGTCACCGGGATCGAGTGTATCCAGATGGAACTCGGGGAACCGGATGATTCGGGGCGGCGGCGGCCGGTCCCGGTACCGGGACCGGAATTCGTCATTCCCATCGATACCGTTGTGGTGGCCATCGGACAGGGACCTAATCCGGTGTTTCTTAAGAGCGTGGCTAATTTAGCCCTGAACCGCTGGGGCTATATCGAAACGGATACCGAAACCGGAGCCACCAACCGAAAGGGCATGTTTGCCGGTGGGGATATCGTGACCGGCGCAGCCACGGTTATCTCGGCGATGGGTGCGGGCAAACAGGCAGCCCGATCCCTCAACCGTTATATCAACGATCCGGCAAGCTTTCCGCAATGGAGGGAGTAA
- the lpdA gene encoding dihydrolipoyl dehydrogenase, translating into MKTTDLLVIGGGPAGYSAAVRAARKGLNVLLVEDRDLGGTCLNRGCIPTKALYKAQEVVHLVRRAADFGVKGRFEGIDWTRVQNRKNKIVKQLTGGVSLLLKKAPVETVFGHASFLDARTVRVNQASGEQEEVRAERIYLASGSKSAPLSVPGADLPGVVDSEEALEFSEVPRKLVVIGGGYIGIEMACIYQAFGSDVTVIEMLPGILPTADEETSALLASLLQKQGMQIRTGARVKEIRKNGGLQVVFEHEGETRYAEGDYVLVATGRIPSTEGLDLEAAGVLVNGKAVKTDAAMRTSVPHIYAGGDVNGKHLLAHVAYRESEVAVSTMTGNEKRIDYRAVPAVIFSVPEIASVGLTEAQARLAGYEISVGRFPFRLNGKALIEGETEGFVKIIANAPTGEILGTHIVGPRASDLIAEFVLAMNLEGTTEEVAGSIHAHPTLSEVNMEAAEAVFGASVHVP; encoded by the coding sequence ATGAAAACCACGGACCTTCTGGTGATCGGCGGCGGCCCGGCCGGGTATTCGGCGGCGGTGCGGGCGGCCCGAAAAGGTTTGAACGTCCTCTTGGTAGAAGACCGGGATTTGGGAGGGACTTGCCTGAACCGGGGGTGTATCCCTACCAAGGCCCTATACAAAGCCCAGGAAGTTGTGCACTTGGTGCGCAGGGCGGCCGATTTTGGGGTCAAGGGCCGGTTTGAGGGAATTGATTGGACCCGAGTTCAAAACAGGAAAAATAAGATTGTCAAACAATTAACCGGAGGCGTTTCGTTGCTCCTGAAAAAAGCGCCGGTGGAAACCGTTTTCGGACACGCTTCGTTTCTCGATGCCCGGACGGTTCGGGTTAACCAAGCCTCAGGGGAACAGGAAGAGGTCCGGGCCGAGAGAATTTACCTCGCTTCCGGGTCAAAAAGCGCCCCGCTTTCCGTTCCCGGGGCGGATCTTCCCGGTGTGGTGGATTCGGAAGAAGCCCTGGAATTCAGCGAGGTGCCCCGCAAGTTGGTGGTCATCGGCGGCGGATACATTGGCATCGAAATGGCCTGTATTTACCAGGCTTTTGGGTCGGACGTTACAGTCATCGAAATGCTTCCCGGCATTCTTCCCACCGCCGATGAAGAGACCTCGGCTTTGTTGGCCTCCCTCTTGCAGAAACAGGGGATGCAGATTCGGACCGGAGCCCGGGTGAAAGAGATCCGGAAAAATGGGGGTCTTCAGGTTGTTTTTGAACACGAGGGCGAGACTCGTTACGCCGAGGGAGACTATGTTCTGGTCGCCACCGGCCGGATTCCCTCGACTGAGGGGCTCGATCTGGAAGCGGCTGGTGTTCTGGTGAACGGAAAGGCAGTCAAGACCGATGCGGCAATGCGCACTTCGGTACCGCATATCTATGCCGGGGGGGATGTGAATGGCAAACATCTGCTGGCCCATGTCGCCTACCGGGAATCAGAGGTTGCCGTCAGTACTATGACCGGGAACGAGAAACGGATCGACTACCGGGCGGTCCCGGCTGTGATCTTCTCTGTTCCGGAAATCGCTTCGGTGGGATTGACCGAAGCCCAGGCCCGGTTAGCGGGATATGAAATTTCGGTCGGGAGGTTTCCTTTCCGGCTCAATGGAAAAGCCTTGATCGAAGGGGAGACCGAGGGATTTGTGAAAATCATTGCCAATGCACCGACCGGAGAAATTCTGGGAACTCATATCGTCGGTCCCCGGGCTTCCGATCTGATTGCCGAGTTTGTCCTGGCTATGAATCTCGAAGGCACTACGGAGGAGGTTGCCGGAAGCATTCACGCCCATCCTACGCTCAGCGAAGTGAATATGGAGGCGGCCGAAGCGGTCTTCGGAGCGTCGGTGCATGTTCCCTGA
- the gcvT gene encoding glycine cleavage system aminomethyltransferase GcvT, translating to MKSLPLAHLHQSRGARMGVFADWQVPIFFSRIRDEYFACRETFGLFDVSHLGKLFLRGQDSRALLKLTACRALDGISPGRGRYMFFLNHRGGIVDGVMVFPKNEGFWILTNAGAKERVFQWLHTQAGQKKMVVDVEDRTDRLFLFSLQGPASSRAISEFFCRPLSDLLRFSMSEAAHGGSEFLISRMSYSREDGFEIMGDRDCAGSLWENWLDFTHRNDGTVCGFGVRDLLRFEAAYPLYGQEMEETVNPLELGRENLIDWGKGEFIGRQALLMEQKQGSKKKLVGFEIDGKRIPRYGFPIQNRQGTPCGHITSGNYSFSLRKNLAMGFLSRPNWDIGQELLISVPRTKVLARIVPLPFTKDRVW from the coding sequence GTGAAATCGTTGCCCCTTGCTCACCTTCACCAAAGCCGGGGTGCTCGTATGGGGGTATTTGCCGACTGGCAGGTCCCCATTTTTTTTTCCCGGATTCGGGACGAATATTTTGCCTGCCGGGAGACCTTCGGCCTGTTTGATGTCTCACATCTGGGAAAGCTCTTCCTCAGAGGGCAGGATAGCCGAGCTTTGCTGAAACTCACAGCCTGCCGGGCTCTGGACGGAATCTCTCCGGGGCGGGGCCGGTATATGTTTTTTCTGAATCACCGGGGTGGTATTGTCGATGGCGTTATGGTTTTTCCGAAAAACGAAGGGTTTTGGATTCTCACCAACGCCGGAGCCAAAGAGAGGGTCTTTCAATGGTTACATACCCAGGCGGGTCAGAAAAAAATGGTGGTGGATGTCGAAGACCGGACGGACCGTTTGTTTCTCTTTTCCCTACAGGGTCCCGCCAGTTCCCGGGCGATTTCCGAGTTTTTTTGCCGCCCGCTTTCTGACCTTCTCCGGTTTTCCATGTCAGAAGCGGCGCATGGGGGTAGCGAATTCCTCATAAGCCGGATGTCTTATTCCCGGGAGGACGGTTTCGAAATCATGGGTGACCGGGATTGTGCGGGTTCCCTGTGGGAAAATTGGCTTGATTTTACCCACAGGAACGACGGGACGGTGTGCGGGTTCGGTGTTCGGGACCTTTTGCGTTTCGAGGCGGCCTATCCCCTCTACGGTCAGGAAATGGAGGAGACGGTCAACCCCTTGGAACTGGGACGGGAGAACCTCATCGACTGGGGGAAGGGGGAGTTCATCGGCCGTCAAGCGTTGCTGATGGAGCAAAAACAAGGGTCGAAAAAAAAGCTGGTCGGTTTTGAAATCGATGGAAAAAGAATTCCCCGCTACGGTTTTCCCATACAAAACCGGCAGGGGACTCCCTGCGGGCATATCACCAGCGGTAATTATTCCTTTTCGCTGCGGAAAAATCTGGCCATGGGGTTTCTGAGCCGGCCGAACTGGGATATTGGACAGGAATTGCTGATCTCTGTCCCGCGGACCAAGGTCTTGGCCCGTATCGTTCCCCTTCCTTTCACTAAGGACAGGGTATGGTAA
- the gcvH gene encoding glycine cleavage system protein GcvH → METPDDLYYTKEHCWVKEEGDQVRWGITDFAQSELGDVIFVEFPAVGEKVNRGERIGDVESIKTVSNLYAPLTGTVIAVNTALNKSPEFINQSPYGDGWICLMQPDSSEDIGGLLDVAQYIELIQAGQ, encoded by the coding sequence ATGGAAACACCGGATGATCTTTATTATACGAAAGAGCATTGTTGGGTGAAAGAGGAAGGGGATCAAGTCCGTTGGGGGATAACCGACTTTGCTCAGAGCGAGCTGGGTGATGTTATTTTTGTCGAGTTTCCGGCCGTGGGAGAAAAGGTCAACCGGGGCGAGCGGATCGGAGACGTCGAGTCGATCAAGACCGTGTCCAATCTCTATGCCCCACTGACGGGCACAGTGATTGCAGTCAACACCGCTCTCAACAAGAGTCCCGAGTTCATTAACCAGAGCCCTTACGGCGATGGGTGGATTTGTCTCATGCAACCCGATTCCAGTGAAGATATCGGCGGGTTGTTGGATGTAGCGCAGTATATCGAATTGATCCAGGCGGGACAGTGA